AGACCTGGAATTCAAGTTTAGTATATTCATTTCTAAGAATCTCTATCCATTCACAGGTCTAACTTAGCAATATGTTAGCACCACAAACAACAAAAGGTTTTTATATGGGCCATTGGGTAAATTCTGAATACAAATACTCACTTGATTGCTAAACTACCCGCTAAAGTGCTCGGTGACACAATTTCATAACCATGTTAGTTTCTATCAAAAGGGGCAAATGCTAAGATTCAAACTGAAACTCAGCAATAAAGCATAGCCCTATGTTTCCTAAAGTAAGCAACTAATAAGGTTAATGTTTCAGCATTGGCATGGTCCCCGGCGTAGGGATTACCATTCAGATTTTTGACCAGAAAAAGCAATTGTAGATGTAATGGTCGAATTAGACCACTATGTGTTCCTTGTGGTTGGATTTTACTTAGATTATAACCACTAGTTTTGTTTCCTCATCTCATCTCACGAACGCTACCACCAACTATCAACATTTTACAAGGACTTCAACAGTGGTTGGTTTAGACCAAAAAATAACCTGAACAACTCATATTCACTATTTTCATCAATCGGAATTCTTCCAAAAGTTACCCAAGATatggatttttcaaaaatctgaCATCTATTTTCAAGATTAGTGATATGATTACTCTTATATAGCATAATAAACTAGTTATGTACTTCTTCCTATAAGCATAAAATGAAGGGTCAGGGTCTCTCCCTGATGATTTGCTCTTTTCTTCCATTTTGATTACCCTTTTCAAATGTCTGAATGGGTAACTGAAGAAATAGCGATTATCCATCATGATTGATGGCTCATTAAGTCATTAGCATAACAATTACTGTGGGTGTTATCTCACTCTGATGTCAACAACTAGTTCACACTTTCCTATATTCATCAACTATCGTCTTCTTCATTACTTAGGTGTTCAAAAAGATTTCCTATCAACACCAATCATTGATAATCGGTTTCTATAGAAAAAAGAGAATCCTAATTTCCCATCTCAACAACTGAATGTTGCCTTTTTGCAGTCTACCATCAACTAGATAGGTGaataaagaaaacttttaacTTATTATGATAGACTTAACTCGGTTTTATTTCTAATAAACCAATGTTTATATGGTTCCGGACATCATGTTGCGCATCTTTGTCACCCTTCGCTAAAAACTTGTAGTGTTTCCTATCATTCTCTATCTTGAGTCTTGATGAGCACTTTCAAGCAGTTCCCACATCTCATCAAAGACAAAAAATAAACTTGTGCTGCTACGTACTAACCAAATAAAGATGCGAACAAGTTTGTTCTGTGACAACACACCGAAAGATACGCAAGTTGTACAGGATTGCCCAATAGTGGGACTCTGATTTAGCAACTTTTAAAGAACCATGACAACATACAGAACATCACTACacataataaagaaaaagaaaaaaattcacAGTGAACAGTTAATGACTTAAGCTGGAACTCAAAAACAAGGCATAGTCCTCTGTTTTCTAAGCCATATACTCTTCAATGTATTGATAAGTTCTTACCCTTGAACAACTTTTCTTTTAGATGTTGATTATGAAAATCGGATACTAATCATCAGGGATTATCACAGAATAACAATACACACAAGTTaaatttaaatgaaacataaacaaatccttccatttcaGAAGCCTAGAAGTTATCTGATCCGACAGAACTAGCAAATATGAATACTGAGTACTTCAAAACCAAAAGCAAATTTATTTAAACTGGTCCAGATCTAGTTACATTGTTTTtcacttcattttttttatatttactttagACAAGTTCCAACTAATTCCTAGACATACACACCATTTATGTCACCTTGATcagataaacaaaaataatgtgACGGCAATGCACCAGTAGCTTCTGAATTCTGACTTTGACATACAACCATTCTATTGGCTTGTCTACTTTCCTACTTTCATCAACCTTTGCTTTCATCACTGCTTAGTGCACTAATCAATCACTTGTCGAACTCCCCATCAATCACAATCACAAATCCAATACTTAAAGATTGGTCGAGTTACTCCAGAGCCTAAAAACCATGCCTACATGTATCAGATCTTAGGCATCAAACCATCAGAATAGACTATTAAATCGCTAGATAACCCAAACCTGGAGTTCCAGTTTAGCATATTCACTTCTAAGAATCTCTATCCTTTCAAGCAGGTCTAACTTAACAATATGTTAGCTccacaaaattttaaaacaaatccaaataaaataaaataaaaattctcaAGCCTCACTTTCTAGAATACTCCGTCATTCTGTTATGGATTTCCTGGGTGTAAACATCATAGATACGGGCGGCAGGAGCAGAAGAGCTGCCGGCGGCAGTGAAAGCTTCTTCTTCGATACGGCGAACAGTGACGTCAGCTTCGGTGGCAGGGATCTGGAAGGTTTCGGAGAGATATTTGACGATTCGTTTGATGGTGGCGTCGCGTGTTGATTTGGTTGGCGGCCATTTCCTGGACGACTTGGTTCCGAACACTTTAGCCATTTCTTCTGCGATGATTGATGATGGATCTTGCTTTCTGGAGCCGGACATGGTAGAAATGCtttgattttcttgtttcggtatACTGAGAAAAATTACCAGACAACAAAGATAAAATACTTTTTACCTAGTAGGGTTTTTTGTCAAGTGAGTAGTGATATAAGGACAAGTAGATTAAAGTGGCTGCTTTTAGGGGTTTTTTGGGGCCAAGTGATTGGGCTTGAAAAAAACTTCAAAGATAAAAAACAACTTTGTTTGGATAATAAGATTTAGgttatttgttttgaaaatggGAGCCCCAAAAGTTCGTTTACCAAAATGAATTCtacaaataaaaactttaaatttacGCCCAGCCCCTAGCTTCCAGTTTCATTCAGCTTTATGTTAAATACAAAAATCGTATCCTTTCATATTTACAGTCACTTTTGAACTTTATGataagtataaaaagtataaaactatttaatacatcttaacaaaaactttaaaactCTATTTAGCAAACTCATGGTAATATATAAAGCTGTCATTTATTTACGTTTatatcttaatattttaatcGAGGTCATTTGTTTATTCATTACTATACAATAAATGTTAAAGAAAATTAATATGCCTAAACTTAAATAAGATCTAAAAAGGCTTGAGCTAGACTAAAATACTCGAAAACAGTTACAACAAAACTACACAAAATgtgtttatagaaaaaaaaaacggatttatgaatatatgaattaattatAGGTATTGTAAATCCACATCATTTTTATCATGAATGTCAAGTGAGTCAGCATACCATGTaggtaaaattttaaatgaatggTAACCGACTACTTGTTTAGCCGGTCACCCATTGCATCACATAACCTAAAAAATGAAAGTATATACATCACATAACTATTTGAGTAGTTCACTTATAACCATTTAGTTATAGTTAGTTATAttctatgatgcaccgaaactccaaacagtTAGCCGTACCCGTTTCAGAAACTCCATGGAAACGTTTCCGTGTACGAAACACGATTGAAACTTTTCCTTGAATTTTCCATAAATAGCGAaacgtttttttttaagtttccaTACTGATCTAATTAATATTAGAGTTCAATGGACTTTTCGTATTCCAAGCAgactatattatatacaatttgatcaacattcgatttttttttttaatttcaaaaccaattattaaacactaaacCTTCGATGATTGATCACTGATCAAgcatatattatacaaatacAGTTATACATAATATCTAAAGTTTCAAGTCTGtctataaaaaattgatatattttaaatttgtatattttttattgccgTACTCGTATCTtgcattttttagttttgccgtATCCCGTTCGCGTATCGTTTCTGTACCCCTTTGTCGTACCcatttcggtgctacataggtTATATTCTGATGTCATTATcccttaaataaataatactccGTAAGTAGAATATAATTGTATATCTAGAAGCAAGTCATGAAGTCAAGGTTCCTTACGTACCTCTTCTTTAATATAGTTTTGGATGGCGTTACTTCAGCTAGCGGGATCTATTCTATAGGCCTGTTACCACTTACCCAGTTACCCGTGTATAAATATGCTATACTAAAAACTTATAGGAATGTACAAATAAATTATGCGTAGAATGTACAAGTTCATATAACACATAATAAACTTTTactatatttcatttttaaccttctaaactttctatcttttaacttttgccccacattaaagttttcgtttttattttcttgacactaaatttttgagttctcatgttttcatcaaataaattTCACCTGGTcacaattttacttttaaacatttggtatGACTATTTTCattcgtctttttatatacataacgtTTTTTAATTTGTCCCACAtcaagttttcgtttttattttcttgacaatgaAACCTGGTCACGATTTtgcttttaaacatttggtttgactatttttattcgtcttttatatacataacgtTTTTAAACTTGCCCCACATCAAAGATTTCGTTTTAATTTAGTATAATTCGGACTCTGCTAATGTATCTCTTATGTAACTATCAATCCTAGAACAAAAGTCGTAAGTTAGCCTACCAACTTCAGCCCTTCTGGGTGATTGTCATTGACCTAGTCCAGAGGTTCGGTTTTTTGATCCTACGTGTTCTGTTCTATATATTTCCCTGATTCACTGTGCAATTTTGAAGCCACATAATCCATAGCATGTCTACCTTGTCTCCTAACCGTAATATCCATGTTACCCCTTTGTAAGATACACCCATAAAAAGCAAACAATGGCAGGTAAATTTGTTCTCATGTTGCTATAAACTAACATATCAATGCCACTAGCAGATCATACATAATAAGTAGAACCATAAATTATAACGAAGATACCTTTGAAGGCTCATTGACAACATACAGAACATCACTACATAAAATCATAGTAACAAAGATACCTTTGAAGGGTCATTGCCAAATAGGGGGACTCTGATTTAGCAACTTTTAAAGAACCATGACAACATACAGAACATCACTACatataacaaagaaaaagaaaaaaattcagAGTGAACAATTAATGACTTAAACTGGAACTCAAAAACAAAGCATAGTCCTATGTTTTCTAAGCCATATACTCTTCCATGTATAGATAAGTTCTTATTCTTGAACAACTTTTCTTTTAGATGTTGATTATGAAAATTGGATACTAATCATCAGGGATTATCACAGAATAACACTACACAAGTTaaatttaaatgaaacataaacaaatccttccatttcaGAAGTCTAGAAGTTATCTGATCCAACAGAACTAGCAAATATGAATACTGAGCACTTCAAAACCAAAAGCAAATTAATTTAAACTGGTCCAGATTTAGTTACATTGTTTTTCACctcattttctttatattaaCTTTGGACAAGTTCCAACTAATTCCCAGACATACACACCATTTATGTCACCATGATCAGATAAACAAATATTCTCTGACGGCAATGCACCAGCAGCTTTTGACTTTGACATACAACCATTCTGTTGGCTTGTCTCTCCTACTTTCATCAACCTTTGCTTTCATCACTACTTGGTGCACTAATCAATCACTTATCGAACTTCCAGTCAATAACAAATCCAAACCTTAAAGATTGGTCAAGTTACTCCAGAGCCTAAGGACCATGCCTAAATGTATCAGATCTTAGGCATCAAACCGTCATAGTAGACTATTAATTCGCTAGATAAGCCAACCTGGAATTCAAGTTTAGCATATTCACTCTAAGATTACCTATCCATTCAAGCAGGTCAAACTTAACTATGTTATCTctacaaataacaaaaagttttttattctaAATGGCCATTAAGTAAATTCAGAATATGAATACTAACTTGACAGTTGACACTCTAATGTGTTCCTTCCTAACCATGCTAATTTCTATCAAAACGGGCAAATGGTCAAAAGTCAAACTGAAACTCAGCAATAAAGCATATCCCCATGTTTCCAAAAGTATGCAATCAGCTTCTATCTGTAGACATCAAACTAGACGCAACAACAAAACTAAAATTCCAGTAAATATAAGTTCAATACCAGCAACCTACATCTcattgtatataattataaatgttTAACTTGGctatatattaaacataaaacttacCTTTTGACGTACACAACTTCCAACTTTTACCATCGTATATTCTGATAACTAGAAACACGAGCCACATTACGATAACAATAATTCAAGTTTAATACAATCTTCTAAGTAATAAAAGATACATTAGAATAAAGTCAATAAACAAAACGTTCTAATAAAGATAACAAGATAATCAGGAAACAAGAAGGGGAACACTCTTTTGACACCactgtataattgtatatatatgaaacaatGCAATATTGTTACTAAATTCCGGCAAACACAAGTTCAATGCTAAAAATATCAGGGCAACCACGTACATTACAATATTAGACCAATAAACTTAGCATTCAACTTATTAAACTCTAGATCTTGCAATTGTATAATGCTATTTCAATTTGTACCCACTAGAAAATAGTATAAGTAACCATATAATCAATATAACATACAAAAACAAGTTACCGGTTTCTGGTCATTGGGCAGAGTAGATAGTAACTTTTACGATATAAAGAGTATCAACTATAGAAAGGACGACCGAGTACAATCACAGACGCCGCATCATTTTTTCATCCcatcacacacatacatacaccaTGTTTACCTTACGCCCATACCAGATGCACTCCAATATAGGGTTTTAAGTAAGATACACCCAAGTGTGTAAATTGATAAATTCCTATGTGAAGCACATTGCATAATGGTAGCATCAATTAGTTACATTCCTATATTAGCAACATTAACCACATAATAGTAagaaaccaaatatatataaaatatcaatatagatagatatacgTATATCGAAACATTTAGATATCCAAACACCATCATCACATGCGAatctaaaaaaaactaatattcaCATGCATAGTCACCATCATCAGTAGCACTGGCACCATTATCACTTAGATAACTTCTCAGCCTCATAAACAATTGTTCACCGAGAACGTAATCCTTCCTCATCTCCATTATACCGCCACCGCTGGCGGCCTCGGCGGAAGTTACATCTCCGTGTTCGACCTCGCGAGCTATGACTTCAGCTTCGTTGGTAGGGAGCTGGCGGCTGAGAACAGAAGTTACGGTTGGCCGAGAGAGATCTTTGATGATACGGTTGATTACGGTGTCGCACATTATTTGTGATTGTGGCCAAATACttatcttttcatttatttcttcGATTAATGATGGCGGCTTTGGTTTTCCGACAGCGGTCGTGGTGGTAGACTGTAGACGTCACATTCTCAGATCTAGCCTTAACAACAATCATCCCCATAAGGTTACTGATAAGTGATAATGACAACGTAAGCCTCCAACATCTCCTTACCGCCACCACTGGCGGCCTCGGCAGCAGTTACAGCTTCTTGTTCGACCTGGCGAGCTATGACTTCAGCTTCATTGGTAGGGACCAGGCGGGCAGAGAGAACGGAAGTTGGGGTTGGCTGAGAGAGCTCTTTGATATTAATGTTGACTACGGTGTCGCGCATTATTTGTGATGGCGGCCAAAGACTTGTCGTTTTAGTTGTTAGAGAAGTGTGAAAAGGTTTTAAAATTACTGTAAGCTCTTTTCCCTACAGGTTATTCAGAAGGCAGATTTCCAGGTAGGTTTTGTTAATAGTTTTTCACATcaataaacttaaaaatcaacTGAACAGTAAAACGTGTAAGTTATTTGTGAATATACTCTGGGATTCTTGTTCGCTTCAATGTTTAGCATACATGAAACAACAAAAGCATCACAACAGTAAGATATTCCAACCGTATTACCAATATTTACTCGGCATTAAAGTAGATATTGCTAATAGAACACACCGTCTACTTGCATAAAGCTAGCAACTGATGTTCAAATTGCATAAAGAAATTACAAAACGgacaaaaaagatataaaagaaCTACCAGTTTTTTGGATCATTCTTCCATGGACTGGGTTCCGGATGGTCCTTTAGACTTTTTCTtgttgttctttcttttctttctggtATCATACCTTCGTGGCGGTTTCTCATCTGAAACAGGCTGTGTGCTTTGTAAATGTTGGTGTAAAGCTGCCAACGGATCAGCTTTGAAAACAGGATCATTAAGAACTGTTTTCAATTGATTTGACTCCTTCATTCTGATCAAAGAACAAAGTGATCAGCGGAATTACAAATGAAACTTAGGAAAAtgagtttttaaataaaactgaAGCACTTACACAAGCTTTTGCCTTGATTTAGTTGTAACTTTGAAATCAGCAGGAGTTGTTTGCTTGGAAGGCTTCAAGTCAGGTAGGAACTCTGCTAGGGAAGAAAGATTGAATGCTTTCAATTTCTTTGGTCGGCTTCTGTGTTTCTTCTTCTGGTATTCAATAACGACTCTTTTAGCAGCCAAATTTTCTTTATCATGACTTCCTCAAAAGGATATTTTACATTGCTTAATGAAAAGTAAGAATGGTAAAGCTAAATCCTGCACTATTGTGAGGTGAAGCTAGCAATAAATCCAAATAGTTCCGTTTAGTCACCATAGTTGCTCATAATACAAAGCAGGCATTGTGGTCTATATGAAGGTAGCACCTAGTTTGTCCTGAAGTATTTGGTGAACGAAGAACAAATAAATGTCCTCGGAAGTTTCTTTTTATAACCCCCAACTGACTTAAAAGGGTTCATTCCGATGATTTAGACATGCACACTACACGTTTTTGAGGGTTTAGAGATAACGCAAACAGAACATACCTCAAAGCTATGAAAGTAAATTTTAACTCGCACTACAGACCTAGTGTATAGCCGTATAAGGCTTTGGTATGGAACTCTACTATTAGCATATCGTGGGAATGATACTGAACAAATAAAAGTCCCTTAAACTCTTAAAAGCTTTGTCCTTTAAGCCCCAAGTGTCATTCAGGTTTTGCCCGTTATGCAGACATACACACTACTGATGATTTCAAatgtttgataaatttttacAGAGCAAAACTCAAAACCAACTGAAGCtttttataattctttttaCAACCCGCCCACCTACTACCTCAACCTCGGCAACTTTTTCTCATCTAATTAAATACATTACATATTTCAATTGTTTCACATTCCAACCCGATCACCGTCTAAATCCTGACATAcactaaatattaaaaagagaaAGTTCACAGAATATAGTGAGCAAAACACACACCACATTGATACGTTATTAAACATATCATAAGCAAGTACACGAGTGGCATTATGTTGTGACaattaagaatttaagataCTAAAAACTAACCTTTTTGATAGCCTTTTGAGCACCTAAAGCAACTGTATCTCTAACCTCTGCAATATCAAAACACCCCCACTgattaaataatcaaatttcaaTCCTTAAGCAGTAGCATTTAAACAACTTAAACATTGTAAATATTATACCACTAATTCCataaattaattacttaaaCTATAAACATTTCACAAATTAAAAGTCACAAAAATGAAGCTAGTACACTTACTAGCATAAAACTCAAGTTTCTTTTCATACTTTCTATCAGCGTGTTTAGATTCATCTTTCCTGAACAAAAAccaatatttaataatattcaGATTTTACAACATATTGAAAAATGGACTTAGCTTgtggtaagaaaaaaaaaaaaaaagttactgaCCCTTTACTAGTCTTTCCCATTGCTGATTTGCAAAATAgttgtaataatatataataatacaaaaatggCCCAGCTTAgg
The sequence above is drawn from the Erigeron canadensis isolate Cc75 chromosome 4, C_canadensis_v1, whole genome shotgun sequence genome and encodes:
- the LOC122597827 gene encoding putative ribosome biogenesis protein slx9-like, producing the protein MGKTSKGKDESKHADRKYEKKLEFYAKVRDTVALGAQKAIKKKKKHRSRPKKLKAFNLSSLAEFLPDLKPSKQTTPADFKVTTKSRQKLVMKESNQLKTVLNDPVFKADPLAALHQHLQSTQPVSDEKPPRRYDTRKKRKNNKKKSKGPSGTQSMEE